The following are encoded together in the Corticium candelabrum chromosome 1, ooCorCand1.1, whole genome shotgun sequence genome:
- the LOC134177049 gene encoding 1-phosphatidylinositol 4,5-bisphosphate phosphodiesterase eta-2-like isoform X1: protein MEVKDKHAAVQQEACPLDSPIFRVAGDRLRDVLYNGSQFVCWEDEGAKFDINCYLDGAHHQLVWINVLTGVTGFLEVARIQLVLHTRQSHGAKVTDLVNIYHGNWPWKVLSLSSPNADVADCWVKGLNVVLKSANQYFRGMDGGSDAREFYDNPRVDYWLKKQFTQLYRQHGGRVPIAAAISEFTGIAAVRAEQLLNVLKELDDLLLLRLEVNKQDMCFDPFCKLHLAMWLARRTDIIEQFEKVAHRHRALSSRRLLQAPPDTFDYQLQHMVKFVNMKLTLNAERFRAFLKQQGTRVNLQEAESMIDQLMDGFPADMHSLNVLGFARYFISHKNYACDLDFPKLAPLDDMEQPLSHYYIASSHNTYLTGNQFTSKSSTDMYIQVLHLGCRCLELDCWDGSDGKPVIRHGHTMTSEILFYDAVKVIAEHAFVTSHYPLILSLENHCGQKQQQLMAEILRKFLGKHLQTSYLEGDKCGKELPSPEQLKYKVLIKQKKGLGMAKVAGEQQPSNAEFYLPFPEEPFKASRGERSNLHSSIKFDSSADESVPVSKKETDSNQHQSVSGSSGEETDDGFESGICSPTEGGKAFSRHKILDSEIEDSDHEDIEDIQSILDSVKLENPEMKMSSDKCLLLPPANRGEQCDIDSDHVKRSKRGSFIRFVTKLKRFKGSRSSLCASSEQQMSPLIPPKRWTIASSAVVPELSQLVTYVQPVPYLGLKGYGYIDDQKRPCVEMFSLKESTARKLCKEKPAEYTTYSCRHSSRVYPSSVRVDSSNFNPCQFWQCGCQMVALNYQTNDANLQHYLSMFQQNGGCGYLLKPKYLREMIFDPVLGTHNSAVELSVKVWSAQNVPLCFQSISLSIEVFGLLSDMAQYQSSAISNKTGFPAMNVRFRTCMDFPELTSIRFALFGGNLDEIGFVRLPVKCFHSGYRHMYLQSRQVSLCGPLSLFARIKVKEISSSDNGRKQSVQSIDFSPFFFRVWTTVDRHQFDTVCITDTETVQEKIQGFLRHGTFQSTVLCMTAEATTEAVISLILEEANGDGELCKCFGLRLVKDGAEAQLLRQNEKALQVLHKKGTTCLLLQKTQESRICVHLDEHCGRARRSTVVDLTSLTTARNLVNYVVSCQEPGDNFVLAVCQLESKTRARNVIKDLEDSQPLEEIQAQLKDGCELYVYKKMTSDGGSLGSGTISTKEIGQIEVKVQELNMKTVTVVTDSNTKVGDIIKEVVKKEHLRDQEVGGSIFKEFSLVQRLSSDDRDEIVLLPDQVIAHTTSSKKLGQRTEYILHDKREKIRARSPLITRSQAKMYKDGRESRKK from the exons ATGGAGGTGAAGGACAAGCACGCCGCAGTGCAGCAAGAAGCATGTCCGCTCGATAGTCCGATTTTTCGCGTCGCCGGTGATCGCCTACGCGATGTTCTGTACAACGGATcgcaatttgtttgttgggaAGACGAGGGAGCGAAATTTGACATTAATTGCTACTTGGATGGCGCACACCACCAGCTCGTGTGGATAAACGTCCTTACCGGTGTCACCGGATTCCTAGAAGTCGCAAGAATTCAG CTTGTTTTGCACACGCGTCAATCTCATGGTGCTAAG gtgACAGACCTTGTTAACATTTACCATGGGAATTGGCCATGGAAAGTTCTCAGTCTTTCTTCTCCTAATGCTGATGTCGCTGATTGCTGGGTTAAAGGTTTAAATGTTGTGCTAAAGTCTGCTAATCAGTACTTCAGAGGGATGGATGGCGGGAGTGATGCAAGAGAATTTTATGATAATCCTCGGGTGGATTATTGGTTGAAGAAACAGTTTACACAGCTGTACAGGCAACATGGAGGAAGGGTACCCATAGCAGCTGCTATTTCTGAGTTTACTGGCATTGCAGCTGTAAGAGCAGAGCAG ttgctgAATGTCTTGAAAGAACTCGATGATCTCTTACTTCTGCGACTTGAAGTCAACAAACAGGATATGTGTTTTGACCCTTTTTGTAAGCTTCACCTAGCAATGTGGCTAGCCAGAAGAACAGACATTATTGAGCAGTTTGAGAAGGTCGCACATAGACACAGAGCGTTGTCTAGTCGACGTCTGTTGCAAGCACCACCTGACACTTTTGACTATCAGCTACAGCATATGGTAAAGTTTGTCAATATGAAGTTGACATTGAATGCCGAGCGTTTCCGTGCTTTTTTGAAACAACAAGGCACAAGAGTAAACCTTCAAGAGGCCGAGTCAATGATTGATCAATTGATGGATGGATTTCCAGCAGATATGCACAGTTTAAATGTTCTTGGATTTGCACGTTATTTTATTAGCCACAAGAACTACGCTTGTGATTTGGATTTTCCAAAACTAGCACCACTGGATGACATGGAGCAGCCATTGTCTCATTATTACATTGCATCATCACACAACACATATCTGACTGGAAATCAATTCACGAGCAAATCCAGCACTGATATGTATATTCAg GTATTACACTTAGGATGTCGGTGTCTTGAGTTAGACTGTTGGGATGGAAGTGATGGTAAACCAGTCATACGCCATGGACACACTATGACATCAgaaattttgttttat GATGCTGTAAAAGTCATTGCAGAACACGCCTTTGTGACATCTCATTACCCTCTCATTCTTTCCCTTGAAAACCACTGTGGTCAAAAGCAGCAG CAGTTAATGGCAGAGATTCTCAGGAAATTCCTTGGCAAACATCTACAGACAAGCTATTTGGAAGGAGATAAGTGTGGCAAAGAGTTGCCATCTCCAGAG CAATTGAAGTATAAAGTTCTCATCAAGCAAAAGAAAGGGTTAGGAATGGCAAAAGTGGCAGGTGAACAACAACCTTCAAATGCAGAATTCTACTTGCCATTTCCAGAG GAACCATTTAAAGCCAGCAGGGGAGAGCGTTCAAATCTTCATTCATCTATCAAATTTGATAGCAGTGCTGATGAAAGTGTTCCTGTCAGCAAGAAAGAAACTGACAGCAATCAACATCAGTCCGTCAGTGGGTCATCTGGTGAAGAAACAGATGATGGTTTTGAAAGTGGCATATGTAGTCCAACAGAAGGTGGTAAGGCGTTCAGCAGGCACAAGATACTTGATTCTGAAATAGAGGACTCTGATCATGAAGATATAGAGGACATCCAGTCAATCCTTGACAGTGTAAAACTTGAAAACCCTGAGATGAAGATGAGCAGTGACAAATGCTTGCTGCTGCCACCTGCCAATAGGGGTGAACAGTGTGACATAGACTCTGATCATGTAAAGAGATCCAAACGTGGTTCATTTATTCGATTTGTGACAAAGCTAAAGAGGTTCAAGGGGAGTCGATCAAGTCTTTGTGCGTCGTCAGAACAGCAAATGTCACCTTTGATACCACCAAAGAGGTGGACAATAGCATCTTCTGCAGTTGTTCCAGAGTTGTCACAATTAGTGACCTATGTGCAGCCTGTTCCTTACTTAGGACTAAAG GGTTATGGCTACATAGATGATCAAAAGCGTCCTTGTGTGGAAATGTTCTCATTGAAAGAGAGCACAGCTAGAAAGCTTTGTAAAGAAAAGCCAGCTGAATATACAAC GTACAGTTGTCGGCACAGCAGCAGAGTGTATCCATCTTCAGTGCGTGTAGATTCAAGCAATTTCAACCCATGTCAGTTTTGGCAATGTGGTTGCCAGATGGTTGCTCTCAACTATCAGACCAACG ATGCCAATTTGCAGCACTACTTGTCAATGTTTCAGCAGAATGGAGGATGTGGTTATCTTCTCAAACCCAAA TATCTAAGGGAAATGATTTTTGACCCAGTTTTGGGTACACACAATAGTGCTGTGGAACTAAGTGTTAAGGTTTGGTCAGCACAAAATGTACCATTATGCTTCCAGtcaatttctttgtctattGAG GTTTTTGGTCTGTTGTCCGATATGGCTCAATATCAGTCATCTGCTATTTCCAATAAGACTGGATTTCCAGCTATGAATGTTCGTTTCAGAACATGTATGGACTTTCCTGAGCTAACGTCAATACGCTTTGCTCTTTTTGGAGGAAATCTAG ATGAAATTGGCTTTGTGCGACTGCCTGTGAAATGTTTTCATAGTGGTTATAGGCACATGTACTTGCAGTCAAGACAAGTATCACTTTGTGGACCATTGTCATTGTTTGCAAGGATCAAA GTAAAAGAGATCAGCAGTTCTGACAATGGTAGGAAACAATCGGTGCAGTCAATTGACTTTTCCCCTTTCTTCTTTCGTGTGTGGACCACAGTTGACAGGCATCAGTTTGACACAGTTTGTATCACAGAT acagagacagttCAAGAGAAAATTCAAGGTTTTCTAAGGCATGGAACTTTTCAGTCAACAGTTTTGTGCATGACAGCG GAAGCTACAACGGAAGCTGTTATTAGCTTGATTTTAGAGGAAGCTAATGGTGATGGTGAGCTTTGTAAATGTTTTGGCTTGCGGTTGGTGAAAGATGGTGCTG AGGCGCAGTTGCTGAGACAAAATGAAAAGGCACTACAAGTTCTTCATAAAAAGGGCACAACTTGCTTACTTCTTCAGAAGACTCAAGAGTCACGTATTTGTGTTCATCTGGATGAACACTGTGGGAGAGCACGACGTTCCACAGTTGTGGACTTGACTTCATTGACTACAGCAAG AAACTTGGTTAATTATGTTGTGAGTTGTCAAGAACCAGGAGACAATTTTGTTCTGGCCGTTTGTCAATTGGAAAGTAAAACACGGGCACGTAATGTTATCAAGGATTTAGAAGATTCACAACCTCTGGAAGAAATCCAAGCGCAATTAAAGGACGGTTGTGAATTGTATGTCTACAAGAAGATGACGTCTGATGGTGGTTCACTTGGGTCGGGGACTATCAGTACCAAGGAAATTGGTCAGATTGAAGTAAAGGTACAAGAACTTAATATGAAGACAGTGACTGTTGTGACTGATTCTAACACAAAAGTGGG GGACATCATTAAGGAGGTAGTTAAGAAAGAGCACCTTCGGGATCAGGAAGTTGGAGGGAGCATCTTTAAGGAATTTTCTCTTGTTCAACGGTTGAGCAGTGATGATAGAGATGAGATAGTTCTGCTGCCTGATCAAGTGATTGCacacactactagtagtaagAAGTTAGGACAAAGGACTGAATATATTCTCCATGATAAAAGAGAAAAAATTCGAGCTCGTTCTCCCCTAATTACCAGGTCTCAAGCCAAAATGTATAAGGATGGTCGAGAATCAAGAAAGAAGTAA
- the LOC134177049 gene encoding 1-phosphatidylinositol 4,5-bisphosphate phosphodiesterase eta-2-like isoform X2, whose protein sequence is MDGGSDAREFYDNPRVDYWLKKQFTQLYRQHGGRVPIAAAISEFTGIAAVRAEQLLNVLKELDDLLLLRLEVNKQDMCFDPFCKLHLAMWLARRTDIIEQFEKVAHRHRALSSRRLLQAPPDTFDYQLQHMVKFVNMKLTLNAERFRAFLKQQGTRVNLQEAESMIDQLMDGFPADMHSLNVLGFARYFISHKNYACDLDFPKLAPLDDMEQPLSHYYIASSHNTYLTGNQFTSKSSTDMYIQVLHLGCRCLELDCWDGSDGKPVIRHGHTMTSEILFYDAVKVIAEHAFVTSHYPLILSLENHCGQKQQQLMAEILRKFLGKHLQTSYLEGDKCGKELPSPEQLKYKVLIKQKKGLGMAKVAGEQQPSNAEFYLPFPEEPFKASRGERSNLHSSIKFDSSADESVPVSKKETDSNQHQSVSGSSGEETDDGFESGICSPTEGGKAFSRHKILDSEIEDSDHEDIEDIQSILDSVKLENPEMKMSSDKCLLLPPANRGEQCDIDSDHVKRSKRGSFIRFVTKLKRFKGSRSSLCASSEQQMSPLIPPKRWTIASSAVVPELSQLVTYVQPVPYLGLKGYGYIDDQKRPCVEMFSLKESTARKLCKEKPAEYTTYSCRHSSRVYPSSVRVDSSNFNPCQFWQCGCQMVALNYQTNDANLQHYLSMFQQNGGCGYLLKPKYLREMIFDPVLGTHNSAVELSVKVWSAQNVPLCFQSISLSIEVFGLLSDMAQYQSSAISNKTGFPAMNVRFRTCMDFPELTSIRFALFGGNLDEIGFVRLPVKCFHSGYRHMYLQSRQVSLCGPLSLFARIKVKEISSSDNGRKQSVQSIDFSPFFFRVWTTVDRHQFDTVCITDTETVQEKIQGFLRHGTFQSTVLCMTAEATTEAVISLILEEANGDGELCKCFGLRLVKDGAEAQLLRQNEKALQVLHKKGTTCLLLQKTQESRICVHLDEHCGRARRSTVVDLTSLTTARNLVNYVVSCQEPGDNFVLAVCQLESKTRARNVIKDLEDSQPLEEIQAQLKDGCELYVYKKMTSDGGSLGSGTISTKEIGQIEVKVQELNMKTVTVVTDSNTKVGDIIKEVVKKEHLRDQEVGGSIFKEFSLVQRLSSDDRDEIVLLPDQVIAHTTSSKKLGQRTEYILHDKREKIRARSPLITRSQAKMYKDGRESRKK, encoded by the exons ATGGATGGCGGGAGTGATGCAAGAGAATTTTATGATAATCCTCGGGTGGATTATTGGTTGAAGAAACAGTTTACACAGCTGTACAGGCAACATGGAGGAAGGGTACCCATAGCAGCTGCTATTTCTGAGTTTACTGGCATTGCAGCTGTAAGAGCAGAGCAG ttgctgAATGTCTTGAAAGAACTCGATGATCTCTTACTTCTGCGACTTGAAGTCAACAAACAGGATATGTGTTTTGACCCTTTTTGTAAGCTTCACCTAGCAATGTGGCTAGCCAGAAGAACAGACATTATTGAGCAGTTTGAGAAGGTCGCACATAGACACAGAGCGTTGTCTAGTCGACGTCTGTTGCAAGCACCACCTGACACTTTTGACTATCAGCTACAGCATATGGTAAAGTTTGTCAATATGAAGTTGACATTGAATGCCGAGCGTTTCCGTGCTTTTTTGAAACAACAAGGCACAAGAGTAAACCTTCAAGAGGCCGAGTCAATGATTGATCAATTGATGGATGGATTTCCAGCAGATATGCACAGTTTAAATGTTCTTGGATTTGCACGTTATTTTATTAGCCACAAGAACTACGCTTGTGATTTGGATTTTCCAAAACTAGCACCACTGGATGACATGGAGCAGCCATTGTCTCATTATTACATTGCATCATCACACAACACATATCTGACTGGAAATCAATTCACGAGCAAATCCAGCACTGATATGTATATTCAg GTATTACACTTAGGATGTCGGTGTCTTGAGTTAGACTGTTGGGATGGAAGTGATGGTAAACCAGTCATACGCCATGGACACACTATGACATCAgaaattttgttttat GATGCTGTAAAAGTCATTGCAGAACACGCCTTTGTGACATCTCATTACCCTCTCATTCTTTCCCTTGAAAACCACTGTGGTCAAAAGCAGCAG CAGTTAATGGCAGAGATTCTCAGGAAATTCCTTGGCAAACATCTACAGACAAGCTATTTGGAAGGAGATAAGTGTGGCAAAGAGTTGCCATCTCCAGAG CAATTGAAGTATAAAGTTCTCATCAAGCAAAAGAAAGGGTTAGGAATGGCAAAAGTGGCAGGTGAACAACAACCTTCAAATGCAGAATTCTACTTGCCATTTCCAGAG GAACCATTTAAAGCCAGCAGGGGAGAGCGTTCAAATCTTCATTCATCTATCAAATTTGATAGCAGTGCTGATGAAAGTGTTCCTGTCAGCAAGAAAGAAACTGACAGCAATCAACATCAGTCCGTCAGTGGGTCATCTGGTGAAGAAACAGATGATGGTTTTGAAAGTGGCATATGTAGTCCAACAGAAGGTGGTAAGGCGTTCAGCAGGCACAAGATACTTGATTCTGAAATAGAGGACTCTGATCATGAAGATATAGAGGACATCCAGTCAATCCTTGACAGTGTAAAACTTGAAAACCCTGAGATGAAGATGAGCAGTGACAAATGCTTGCTGCTGCCACCTGCCAATAGGGGTGAACAGTGTGACATAGACTCTGATCATGTAAAGAGATCCAAACGTGGTTCATTTATTCGATTTGTGACAAAGCTAAAGAGGTTCAAGGGGAGTCGATCAAGTCTTTGTGCGTCGTCAGAACAGCAAATGTCACCTTTGATACCACCAAAGAGGTGGACAATAGCATCTTCTGCAGTTGTTCCAGAGTTGTCACAATTAGTGACCTATGTGCAGCCTGTTCCTTACTTAGGACTAAAG GGTTATGGCTACATAGATGATCAAAAGCGTCCTTGTGTGGAAATGTTCTCATTGAAAGAGAGCACAGCTAGAAAGCTTTGTAAAGAAAAGCCAGCTGAATATACAAC GTACAGTTGTCGGCACAGCAGCAGAGTGTATCCATCTTCAGTGCGTGTAGATTCAAGCAATTTCAACCCATGTCAGTTTTGGCAATGTGGTTGCCAGATGGTTGCTCTCAACTATCAGACCAACG ATGCCAATTTGCAGCACTACTTGTCAATGTTTCAGCAGAATGGAGGATGTGGTTATCTTCTCAAACCCAAA TATCTAAGGGAAATGATTTTTGACCCAGTTTTGGGTACACACAATAGTGCTGTGGAACTAAGTGTTAAGGTTTGGTCAGCACAAAATGTACCATTATGCTTCCAGtcaatttctttgtctattGAG GTTTTTGGTCTGTTGTCCGATATGGCTCAATATCAGTCATCTGCTATTTCCAATAAGACTGGATTTCCAGCTATGAATGTTCGTTTCAGAACATGTATGGACTTTCCTGAGCTAACGTCAATACGCTTTGCTCTTTTTGGAGGAAATCTAG ATGAAATTGGCTTTGTGCGACTGCCTGTGAAATGTTTTCATAGTGGTTATAGGCACATGTACTTGCAGTCAAGACAAGTATCACTTTGTGGACCATTGTCATTGTTTGCAAGGATCAAA GTAAAAGAGATCAGCAGTTCTGACAATGGTAGGAAACAATCGGTGCAGTCAATTGACTTTTCCCCTTTCTTCTTTCGTGTGTGGACCACAGTTGACAGGCATCAGTTTGACACAGTTTGTATCACAGAT acagagacagttCAAGAGAAAATTCAAGGTTTTCTAAGGCATGGAACTTTTCAGTCAACAGTTTTGTGCATGACAGCG GAAGCTACAACGGAAGCTGTTATTAGCTTGATTTTAGAGGAAGCTAATGGTGATGGTGAGCTTTGTAAATGTTTTGGCTTGCGGTTGGTGAAAGATGGTGCTG AGGCGCAGTTGCTGAGACAAAATGAAAAGGCACTACAAGTTCTTCATAAAAAGGGCACAACTTGCTTACTTCTTCAGAAGACTCAAGAGTCACGTATTTGTGTTCATCTGGATGAACACTGTGGGAGAGCACGACGTTCCACAGTTGTGGACTTGACTTCATTGACTACAGCAAG AAACTTGGTTAATTATGTTGTGAGTTGTCAAGAACCAGGAGACAATTTTGTTCTGGCCGTTTGTCAATTGGAAAGTAAAACACGGGCACGTAATGTTATCAAGGATTTAGAAGATTCACAACCTCTGGAAGAAATCCAAGCGCAATTAAAGGACGGTTGTGAATTGTATGTCTACAAGAAGATGACGTCTGATGGTGGTTCACTTGGGTCGGGGACTATCAGTACCAAGGAAATTGGTCAGATTGAAGTAAAGGTACAAGAACTTAATATGAAGACAGTGACTGTTGTGACTGATTCTAACACAAAAGTGGG GGACATCATTAAGGAGGTAGTTAAGAAAGAGCACCTTCGGGATCAGGAAGTTGGAGGGAGCATCTTTAAGGAATTTTCTCTTGTTCAACGGTTGAGCAGTGATGATAGAGATGAGATAGTTCTGCTGCCTGATCAAGTGATTGCacacactactagtagtaagAAGTTAGGACAAAGGACTGAATATATTCTCCATGATAAAAGAGAAAAAATTCGAGCTCGTTCTCCCCTAATTACCAGGTCTCAAGCCAAAATGTATAAGGATGGTCGAGAATCAAGAAAGAAGTAA